A stretch of Colletotrichum lupini chromosome 2, complete sequence DNA encodes these proteins:
- a CDS encoding C2 domain-containing protein: MAGIVDKLTASGGTESAGFLNDIIEQLWPNINVAGCRMVKEIVEPMFATMLPGPLASLKFVKLDLGTVPMQVAEVDVHKVDNGGIKLDMDVIWEGKSDIELDGKMVPKLGIEHVHLKGRLSILLAPLTNIIPLIGAAQVAFINPPELKLDFTNAANIADWALVDKAVRKVILDIIASMAVLPNRYLVKLDSNNDYFRTYLPHLGALRLTIERAIGINGPKKSGAKRLLAKIVKDVPDCYAKVNVGAEEEWRTSVKKNDHDPEWNETHDFLVADYDQRIFIDVQDDDLGGDDDIGIATTTVKDILLNGGSQELALTHKDEPTDAKIVVHAKFYNFVDNAEVITSTQSENEHQIVGLATVLIASALGLQGQRDELNPSIKVTWGAKEFRTAAKTYSPGTDIFNPSFDQAFRIPVTADLLANPANFKISLLNKADETGAVEIPFQDVLQAPGLIKEESFDVGSGATVRASISLRGLQIAH, from the exons ATGGCAGGAATCGTAGATAAGTTGACCGCTTCTGGAGGCACCGAATCAGCAG GATTCCTCAACGATATCATCGAGCAGCTATGGCCAAACATCAATGTTGCCGGCTGCAGGATGGTAAAGGAGATTGTGGAGCCCATGTTCGCTACGATGCTTCCTGGCCCCCTCGCGAGCCTCAAGTTCGTCAAGCTGGACCTCGGGACTGTTCCCATGCAGGTAGCAGAAGTGGACGTCCACAAGGTTGACAACGGCGGTATCAAGCTTGACATGGACGTGATTTGGGAAGGAAAGAGCGACATCGAGCTCGATGGCAAGATGGTGCCCAAACTG GGTATCGAGCATGTTCATCTGAAAGGCAGACTTTCCATCCTGCTTGCACCTCTAACAAATATCATCCCCTTG ATTGGAGCTGCGCAAGTCGCCTTCATCAACCCACCAGAACTCAAACTCGACTTCACCAATGCTGCGAACATCGCAGACTGGGCCTTGGTTGATAAGGCTGTGCGCAAGGTCATTCTGGACATCATCGCCTCGATGGCTGTGCTCCCCAACCGTTACCTTGTGAAGCTTGACAGCAACAATGACTACTTTAGAACATACCTGCCTCATTTGGGCGCCCTTCGCCTTACCATTGAGAGGGCAATTGGTATCAACGGCCCAAAGAAGAGTGGCGCCAAGAGACTGTTGGCCAAGATTGTCAAGGATGTTCCCGACTGCTACGCGAAGGTGAACGTTGGTGCCGAGGAGGAATGGCGCACTTCCGTCAAGAAGAATGATCACGACCCGGAGTGGAACGAGACCCATGACTTCCTCGTCGCAGACTACGATCAGCGCATCTTTATTGATGTCCAGGACGATGATCTTGGCGGCGATGACGATATTGGTATCGCGACTACTACGGTCAAGGACATTCTGCTCAATGGCGGCTCCCAAGAGTTGGCTCTTACCCATAAAGACGAGCCTACTGATGCCAAGATCGTTGTTCATGCAAAATTCTATAACTTTGTCGACAACGCCGAAGTCATCACATCCACTCAAAGTGAGAACGAGCATCAAATCGTCGGTCTCGCAACGGTCCTCATCGCCAGCGCCCTCGGATTACAAGGCCAGCGCGACGAGCTTAACCCCAGTATCAAGGTAACATGGGGCGCAAAGGAGTTCCGCACTGCGGCCAAGACCTACAGCCCGGGAACAGATATCTTCAACCCATCTTTCGACCAGGCGTTCAGGATCCCTGTGACGGCGGATTTGCTGGCCAACCCCGCCAACTTCAAGATCTCTCTGCTCAACAAGGCTGACGAGACTGGCGCTGTTGAGATTCCTTTCCAGGATGTTCTTCAGGCGCCTGGCTTGATCAAGGAGGAGAGCTTCGATGTCGGATCTGGCGCGACTGTGAGAGCCAGTATCTCTCTTCGCGGCTTGCAGATTGCGCACTAA